The genomic stretch ACCGAGTTCGGCGAGGAATTGCCCGGGGCCCGGGTTCTGCGCGGCGTCTTCGCCGCCGAGGTGGCGCAGCACGCCCCAGACCGCGTTCAGTGCCGTGGTCACTGCGCCCTCGGCCCAGCCCGCGGTCCAGGACACGTCGTCACCGGTCAGGAAGATGCCGCGGTGTTCGGCCGGGGCCTCACGCTGGTCAAAGTGCGTGTAGAGGCGTTCCTGGTAACGGTAGTGGCCGGGCAGGTTGGCCTTAAAGGCCCCCATGAAGTGCGGCTCGGCCTCCCAGGACACGGTGATCGGCTGACCGACGATATGGCTGCGAATATCCACCTGGGGGTAAATCTTCGCCAGCGAATGCAGCATCAGCTCCATGCGGCGTTCGGCCGAGAGGGCGAGCCACTTCAGGGCGTCATCATTCCAGGTGTAGGAGAGCAGGATGACGGCCGGGGCGTCATCGCCATTATCCAGCAGATAGGTGGCGCGGTTCAGTCGATCCGTCAGGGTCATGGAGAGCAGGAACTCACCGGTGACCGGGTCCCGGTCCTTCCAGAAGGGGCGGTCCACCATCACAAAGGTTTTGGATGACTGCATGTAGTGCGAGCGCTCGATCGCCGTCCAGAGTTCGGCGGGGAACAAATCTTCCTCGGTGTCGATCCCGGTGGAGAGCAACCAAGACTGCACGGAGGACACCACGGCCGGGTAGGTGTGGGTGCGGCCGAACTGTTCGGTGATCTCGATGGCCGTGGAGCCATTAAATCCTGGCTCGTCCGAGCGGCGAATCGTGGCCACCGCCCCGCGGGGTGCACCGGCATGCAGCGAGGCCAGGGTGGTACCGGCCGGCCAGTGGGCCAGGTCCTGCGGTGCGTGGTTCCACAACCCGTGGGGCAGCTTCGCCGCTCCCCCGGTGATGCCGCGGTGATTATCATCCGCGTCGGTGTAGACCACCCGCAGGATTTCCAGGATGGAGTTGGAGAAGTCGGTGTCCCAGCCACCGGAGCCGAAGCCGACCTGGCCGAAGGCCTCGCGGTGCTCAAAGCCGGCCTCCTTGAAGGCCGCGGAGTTGGCGATAAAGCCGTAGAAGCTCTCCTCATCAAATTCTTCGAGCAGCGAGTTCCAGATCCGCTTGACCTCGAGCGCGTCACGCGACTTGATGGCCCGCTGCATTTCATCAAAGGATGCGTCCTCGCGCAGCGCCCGCTTCCAGGCATCGGCGACCTCGTGGAAGAAGGCCGGCAGGTCTCCCTCCTTTTCCACGTAGACCTTTTTGCCCTTGAGCTCGATGACCGTGGAGTCGGTCGGTGCGGCCAGCGGGTTGGGGAAGTCGAAGGTTTCCAGACCCAACAAATCGATGTAGTGGTACAGCGCCTTGCTGGAGACCGGGAAGCGCATGCCCCCGAGATCACAGGTGATCTCCGGTGCGGAGGCGAAGCTGGCGGTGCGCAGCCGTCCACCAATCTGATCGGCCTCGTAGATGACCGGCTTGAGGCCCAACTTCATCAACTCGTACGCCGTGACCAATCCGGAGAGTCCGGCGCCGATGATGGCAACTTCCGTGCCGTAGAGTTCCGGCGGAACACTGCCCAGACCGGCCGGATGAGCCAGGAAAAGATCGTAGTTAAAGGGGAAGTCGGGGTTCAGCATGTTGATCGTGCCATCACTCTGCGGCAAATTGTTCATCGTCCTGCGTCCTTCTGGTTATAGCTAAAAAATGGTTCGCGACAGCGAGGAAAGCTTAGGAATCGCCCGTATGGCTTTCAATGTACTGCGCCTTACTCAGGGCGCCCAGACGTGATCGAGATCGACCATAACCGAGGTAGAGTCCCACCCCGACGAGCATCCAGATCCCGAACACCAGCCAGGTGTGCCAGGACAGGTTGGCCATCAGGAACAGGCAGGCTCCGATGCCCAGAATCGGGGTCAGCGGGTACAGCGGCGCCTTGTAGGTGCGTGGGGCGTGTGGCTGCTTGCGGCGAAGGTAGATGACCGAGACGCCCACCAGGGCAAAGGCGAAGAGTGTGCCGATGCTGGTGGCCTCGGCGAGGGCACCGAGCGGAATGAACCCGGCGGTGATCGCCACGATGCCACCGGTAATAAACGTGCCGGCCACCGGGGTGCCGGTACGCCGCGAAACGCGGGAGAAGATCGCTGGAACGAGGCCGTCACGCGACATGGTCAGCAGGATGCGGGTTTGACCGTAGAGTACCGTGAGCACCACGGAGGCGATGGCCAGCACCGCGGCGATGGCAAAGAGCAGCACGATCCAGCTTTGTCCGGTGAGTTCACCGATGATCTGCACCAGTGCGGCCTCGGTACCCTCGAACCAGGTCCAGTCGCGGGCGCCGATGGCGGATACCGCTACCAAAACGTAGGCCACCGTCACGATGATCATCGAGAGCAGGATGGCCTTGGGAAGATCACGTTTGGGGTTGATGGCTTCCTCGCCGGCGGTTGATGCCGCATCAAAGCCAATGTAGGAGAAGAAGACGATCGAGGCGGCGCCCGTGACACCCGCGGCACCCATGGGCAGCAACGGCTCAAAGTTCCCGGCATCAAAGGCGGTGAAGGCCACGATGGAGAAGAACACCAGGATGCAGGTCTTGATGATGACCACCGTGGTGTTCACGATGGCCGATTCCTTGGCCCCGCGGGCCAGCAGCAGCGTGGCCAGCAGCACCACGATCAGGGCCGGCAGGTTCACCACGCCGCCCTCACTGGGTCCGCCGGCCAGCGCGGTGGGGATTTCTAGGCCCAGGGTGTGCAGCGCCTCGTTGACGTATTCTCCGGCGCCCACGGCCACGGCGGCGACTGAGACGGCGTATTCCAGTACCAGGCACCAGCCGCAGACCCAGGCGATTCCCTCACCCATGGTGGCGTAGGTGTAGGAGTAGCTGGAGCCGGAGACCGGGACCATGCCCGCCATTTCCGCATAGGAGAAGGCGGAGAAGAGTGCCGTAACACCGGCCAGCACAAAGGAGATCCAGATGGCCGGTCCGGCCACCGGAACCGTGGCTCCGAGCACCACGAGGATGCCGGTGCCCATGGTCGCGCCCACGCTGATCATGGTCAGCTGCATCAGCCCCAGGCTGCGGCGCATGGTGCCGTTGCCGCCGTTGTCCTCGGCCTCCCGGGCCATCGAGGAGATCGACTTTTGGCGCTTCAGCTGCTGACCGAGGCGCAGCGTTGCACGCTGTCCGGTATCGGTGGTGGTTTGCATATGCGAATCCTTGGTTGAACGGTTTCTAGCGCTTTCCGGTTCCCAGCTTAAACGTGTGACCTCAATCTCACGCCGAGCCAAATTGAACTAAAGTTGTTCAGCATGGGACAAATTGCACCGAAGGACGAATCCGCATCCAGCCCGAACCTCGACTTCGCCAGACCCTGGGACTCCATTACCCTGACCCGGTTCTTGCGCCAGCTTCCCAGCGGAATCACCGTGCTCCACGATGCCGGAGACAGGCCACTGCGCTGGGTGGAACCCAGCGACATCGATGACCCCACCCCCTATCTGGTGGACCACGAACTGATCCTGACCAGTGGGTTCCCCCTCTTGGACAGGATCAACGACGCCGAAGCGGTCCACGAATTTGTCG from Paeniglutamicibacter sp. Y32M11 encodes the following:
- a CDS encoding NAD(P)/FAD-dependent oxidoreductase, translating into MNNLPQSDGTINMLNPDFPFNYDLFLAHPAGLGSVPPELYGTEVAIIGAGLSGLVTAYELMKLGLKPVIYEADQIGGRLRTASFASAPEITCDLGGMRFPVSSKALYHYIDLLGLETFDFPNPLAAPTDSTVIELKGKKVYVEKEGDLPAFFHEVADAWKRALREDASFDEMQRAIKSRDALEVKRIWNSLLEEFDEESFYGFIANSAAFKEAGFEHREAFGQVGFGSGGWDTDFSNSILEILRVVYTDADDNHRGITGGAAKLPHGLWNHAPQDLAHWPAGTTLASLHAGAPRGAVATIRRSDEPGFNGSTAIEITEQFGRTHTYPAVVSSVQSWLLSTGIDTEEDLFPAELWTAIERSHYMQSSKTFVMVDRPFWKDRDPVTGEFLLSMTLTDRLNRATYLLDNGDDAPAVILLSYTWNDDALKWLALSAERRMELMLHSLAKIYPQVDIRSHIVGQPITVSWEAEPHFMGAFKANLPGHYRYQERLYTHFDQREAPAEHRGIFLTGDDVSWTAGWAEGAVTTALNAVWGVLRHLGGEDAAQNPGPGQFLAELGPLKLDENVSVRN
- a CDS encoding APC family permease; translated protein: MQTTTDTGQRATLRLGQQLKRQKSISSMAREAEDNGGNGTMRRSLGLMQLTMISVGATMGTGILVVLGATVPVAGPAIWISFVLAGVTALFSAFSYAEMAGMVPVSGSSYSYTYATMGEGIAWVCGWCLVLEYAVSVAAVAVGAGEYVNEALHTLGLEIPTALAGGPSEGGVVNLPALIVVLLATLLLARGAKESAIVNTTVVIIKTCILVFFSIVAFTAFDAGNFEPLLPMGAAGVTGAASIVFFSYIGFDAASTAGEEAINPKRDLPKAILLSMIIVTVAYVLVAVSAIGARDWTWFEGTEAALVQIIGELTGQSWIVLLFAIAAVLAIASVVLTVLYGQTRILLTMSRDGLVPAIFSRVSRRTGTPVAGTFITGGIVAITAGFIPLGALAEATSIGTLFAFALVGVSVIYLRRKQPHAPRTYKAPLYPLTPILGIGACLFLMANLSWHTWLVFGIWMLVGVGLYLGYGRSRSRLGALSKAQYIESHTGDS